In the Kwoniella mangroviensis CBS 8507 chromosome 3, whole genome shotgun sequence genome, one interval contains:
- a CDS encoding agmatinase, with the protein MLLNLTILFALLPSLIRAAAPAPAAQAVFPDRDRVRHTYKEYLSGSSEPRHPSPGYKAKAAQKADKEASALRAPKYGYEDAENAAFYAMRAEAGARDPNEKAPFPPYNTWEAYWGLKTFGHTKPVRCMTADNTTLYDIAILGAPFDTATSWRPGARFGPGGIRGGAQRLGGANRLLGNDAFQELEIVDCGASLTVRSQLLKNGEESLALDGQHHPRVMMLGGDHTIVLPALRALNEVYGPVLVIHFDSHCDSRHPDKGILTHGDYFYFAWKEGLMSETNIHAGIRSNCDIPSDLETNFATVLADEIEDIGWKGVIKRIKDRVGDSPVYLTIDIDTLDPAFAPATGTPEIGGWTSREMIEILHGLKDLKIVGADVVEVAPAYDTTAEITQIAAAGLVFELLSMMALTPVVKT; encoded by the exons ATGCTGCTGaacctcaccatcctcttcgcGCTTCTTCCGTCCCTCATTCGAGCCGCCGCCCCAGCCCCCGCTGCTCAAGCGGTGTTCCCCGATCGAGATCGAGTCCGACACACCTACAAGGAATACCTCTCCGGCAGCTCGGAGCCTCGACACCCTTCTCCCGGATACAAGGCTAAGGCAGCACAGAAGGCCGACAAAGAGGCTTCAGCCCTACGGGCTCCAAAGTATGGGTACGAGGATGCCGAGAATGCGGCTTTCTACGCTATGAGGGCGGAGGCTGGGGCGAGGGACCCCAATGAGAAAGCGCCAT TTCCCCCTTATAACACTTGGGAGGCCTACTGGGGTCTCAAGACATTCGGCCACACCAAG CCTGTCCGATGCATGACGGCGGATAACACGACCCTTTACGATATCGCCATCTTGGGCGCTCCCTTCGACACCGCGACTTCCTGGAGACCCGGCGCTCGATTCGGTCCGGGTGGTATCAGGGGCGGTGCTCAACGGCTTGGGGGCGCGAATCGTCTACTCGGAAACGATGCATTTCAAGAGCTCGAGATCG TCGATTGTG GAGCCTCATTAACCGTCCGGTCTCAACTTCTTAAGAACGGTGAAGAGAGCTTGGCCCTCGATGGTCAACACCATCCAAGAGTGATGATGCTGGGCGGTGACCATAC TATCGTGCTCCCTGCTCTGCGAGCCCTGAACGAAGTCTACGGACCTGTCTTGGTCATCCACTTTGACAGTCACTGTGACTCGCGACACCCCGACAAAGGCATCCTGACCCACGGC GACTACTTCTACTTCGCTTGGAAGGAGGGACTGATGAGCGAGACCAACATTCATGCTGG TATCCGATCCAACTGCGACATCCCTTCTGACCTCGAGACCAACTTCGCCACCGTCCTCGCCGACGAGATCGAAGATATCGGGTGGAAGGGCGTGATCAAGCGCATAAAGGACCGAGTGGGTGACAGCCCCGTTTATCTGaccatcgacatcgataCCCTCGACCCTGCTTTCGCACCTGCCACAGGAACTCCAGAGATCGGAGGTTGGACCAGTAGGGAGATGATCGAAATCTTGCATGGGCTCAAGGATCTCAAGATTGTCGGTGCTGATGTGGTAGAAGTCGCCCCTGCCTACGATACGAC AGCTGAGATCACGCAAATTGCTGCAGCCGGCCTGGTATTCGAGCTGCTCAGCATGATGGCGCTCACTCCCGTTGTCAAGACCTAG